Proteins encoded together in one Variovorax paradoxus window:
- the egtD gene encoding L-histidine N(alpha)-methyltransferase, producing the protein MRNPTSSSSLSFAAAQQQRQPAVPAPAAAASEPPLCEFGRAMQAGLARRPRSISPKFFYDAAGSQLFDRICELPEYYPTRTELSILGERAGEIAEQIGPGAEIVEFGAGSLTKVRLLLDALEAPRRYLPIDISGEHLQAAADRLKADYPELVVQPIAADYTMPLVLPAPMPGAGKRVGFFPGSTIGNFEPDEALAFLQLAARMLRGGGLLIGVDLVKDPARLHAAYNDAQGVTAAFNLNLLRRANAELDADFDLDGFAHSAFYNAPRQRIEMHLVSRRAQSVSLHGERFGFEEGETIHTEYSHKFTVDGLRALAVKAGFRPLAVWTDPERLFSVHWLGA; encoded by the coding sequence ATGCGCAATCCAACATCCTCGTCATCTTTGTCTTTTGCCGCCGCACAACAGCAGCGCCAGCCTGCGGTGCCGGCCCCCGCCGCTGCTGCGAGCGAACCGCCCCTCTGCGAATTCGGCCGCGCGATGCAGGCGGGTCTTGCACGCAGGCCGCGCAGCATTTCACCCAAGTTCTTCTACGACGCGGCCGGCTCGCAGCTGTTCGACCGCATCTGTGAATTGCCCGAGTACTACCCCACGCGCACCGAGCTGAGCATCCTCGGCGAACGCGCCGGCGAGATTGCCGAGCAGATCGGCCCCGGTGCCGAAATCGTGGAGTTCGGTGCCGGCTCCCTGACCAAGGTGCGGCTGCTGCTGGACGCGCTCGAGGCGCCCAGGCGCTATCTGCCCATCGACATTTCTGGCGAGCACCTGCAGGCCGCCGCCGACCGGCTGAAGGCCGACTACCCCGAGCTGGTGGTGCAGCCAATTGCGGCGGACTACACCATGCCGCTGGTGCTGCCGGCGCCGATGCCCGGCGCGGGCAAGCGCGTGGGGTTTTTTCCGGGGTCGACGATCGGGAATTTCGAGCCTGATGAAGCGCTGGCTTTTCTGCAGCTTGCCGCGCGGATGCTGCGAGGGGGCGGGCTGCTGATCGGCGTCGATCTGGTGAAGGACCCGGCTCGTCTGCACGCGGCTTACAACGATGCGCAAGGGGTGACGGCTGCGTTCAACCTGAATTTGCTGCGGCGCGCCAATGCCGAGCTCGATGCGGACTTTGATCTGGATGGCTTTGCGCATTCGGCGTTCTACAACGCGCCGAGACAGCGGATCGAGATGCACTTGGTGAGCCGTCGGGCTCAGTCTGTTTCACTGCACGGTGAGCGGTTCGGGTTCGAGGAAGGGGAGACGATTCATACCGAGTACTCGCACAAGTTCACTGTGGATGGGCTGCGGGCGCTGGCTGTGAAGGCGGGGTTTCGGCCGTTGGCGGTTTGGACGGATCCTGAGAGGCTTTTTAGTGTGCATTGGCTGGGGGCCTGA
- the egtB gene encoding ergothioneine biosynthesis protein EgtB, which produces MTLSRPIAQAASALREKFREVRAASLSLAAPLSAEDQCIQSMPDASPTKWHLAHTTWFFETVLLQPHSAGYRPFDVRFHYLFNSYYEALGPRHPRPQRGLLTRPSVSEVHAYRSHVDEAVLALLDRDIADQDWADIEPIVTLGLHHEQQHQELLLTDILHALSCNPLLPAYKPAAGPALRLAAVPPAMRWLPQPGGVVQVGHEGARQGFAFDNETPRHDALLQPYAIADRLVNCGDYAQFIADGGYKRPELWLSDGWAAVQAQGWRHPAYWLEPDDPRLGPQQHQGGWHVFGLHGVRPMEADAPVSQLSFYEAAAYAEWAGARLPTEFEWEAAFDASGISQMTGHVWQWTRSSYDPYPGFRPMPGIAAEYNGKFMVGQLVLRGGSVATPAGHTRPSYRNFFPPAARWQFSGLRLAKDI; this is translated from the coding sequence ATGACGCTTTCCCGGCCGATCGCCCAGGCGGCGAGCGCATTGCGCGAAAAGTTTCGCGAAGTGCGCGCCGCCAGCCTGTCGCTCGCCGCACCGCTCTCCGCCGAAGACCAGTGCATCCAGTCGATGCCCGACGCGAGCCCGACCAAGTGGCACCTTGCGCACACGACCTGGTTTTTCGAGACCGTGCTGCTGCAGCCTCACTCCGCAGGCTACCGGCCGTTCGATGTGCGCTTTCATTACCTCTTCAACTCGTATTACGAGGCGCTCGGCCCGCGGCATCCGCGGCCGCAGCGGGGGCTGCTTACGCGCCCCTCGGTGAGCGAGGTACATGCCTATCGCAGCCATGTCGACGAGGCGGTGCTCGCGCTGCTCGACCGCGACATTGCCGACCAGGACTGGGCCGACATCGAGCCCATCGTCACGCTGGGCCTGCACCATGAACAGCAGCACCAGGAACTGCTGCTCACCGACATTCTTCATGCCCTGTCATGCAACCCGCTGCTGCCCGCCTACAAGCCGGCGGCGGGGCCCGCGCTGCGGCTGGCCGCAGTGCCGCCGGCCATGCGCTGGCTGCCGCAGCCCGGCGGGGTGGTGCAGGTGGGCCATGAGGGGGCGCGGCAAGGCTTTGCCTTCGACAACGAAACGCCGCGCCACGATGCGCTGCTTCAGCCCTATGCCATTGCCGACCGGCTGGTGAATTGCGGCGACTACGCCCAGTTCATTGCCGATGGCGGCTACAAGCGGCCCGAGCTCTGGCTGTCCGACGGGTGGGCCGCGGTGCAGGCGCAGGGCTGGCGGCATCCGGCCTACTGGCTGGAGCCTGACGATCCGCGGCTCGGCCCACAGCAGCACCAGGGCGGCTGGCATGTGTTCGGTTTGCACGGCGTGCGGCCCATGGAGGCCGATGCGCCGGTCTCGCAACTGAGTTTTTATGAGGCCGCCGCGTACGCTGAATGGGCCGGCGCGCGGCTGCCCACCGAATTCGAGTGGGAGGCCGCATTCGACGCGTCCGGCATTTCGCAGATGACCGGCCATGTCTGGCAGTGGACGCGTTCCTCGTACGACCCCTACCCCGGTTTCAGGCCCATGCCCGGCATTGCCGCCGAATACAACGGCAAGTTCATGGTGGGCCAACTGGTGTTGCGCGGTGGCAGCGTGGCCACGCCGGCAGGGCACACGCGGCCCAGCTACCGCAACTTTTTTCCGCCGGCGGCGCGCTGGCAGTTCTCGGGGCTGCGGCTCGCGAAAGACATCTGA
- a CDS encoding NAD(P)/FAD-dependent oxidoreductase — protein MQTNNASTRPHVVIVGCGFGGLEAARRLDSADVDVTVIEKTNHHLFQPLLYQVATAGLAAPSIAAPVRTLFRKQPRITTLLGEVSAIDAAGRAVQLTNGSRVSYDHLIVAAGATHSYFGHDEWAPLAPGLKTLADAFEIRRRVLMSFEAAETATDPQRRRALLTFVVIGAGPTGVEMAGTLAEIAKHTLSGEFRHIDPSSAQVLLVEGGPRVLQAMPESLSQKALEQLEKLGVEVRLNARVTAIDANGLEVQSGGGADGAPATGYRIESSCVVWAAGVAASPLGRMLGEATGAECDRAGRIKVEPDQSLAGHPEISVVGDLAAAMSHAPGKPPKPVPGVSPGAKQMGRAAASNILRRIAGTPTVPFRYRDYGNLATIGRNSAVVDLGTPLGPLRFSGRLAWLFWLFAHAYFLIGFRNRIVVMMDWASAYWSFQRNARVVADVQGKSES, from the coding sequence ATGCAAACGAACAACGCCTCCACCCGCCCCCACGTCGTCATCGTCGGCTGCGGGTTCGGCGGGCTCGAAGCTGCCCGCAGGCTCGACAGCGCCGACGTGGACGTGACGGTGATCGAGAAAACCAATCACCACCTGTTCCAGCCCCTGCTCTACCAGGTGGCGACCGCCGGGCTTGCCGCACCTTCGATCGCAGCGCCAGTGCGCACCCTCTTCCGCAAGCAGCCACGCATCACCACGCTGCTGGGCGAAGTGAGCGCCATCGATGCGGCGGGCCGCGCGGTTCAGCTGACCAACGGCAGCCGGGTGAGCTATGACCACCTGATCGTTGCGGCCGGCGCCACCCACAGCTATTTCGGCCACGACGAATGGGCACCCCTCGCGCCCGGCCTCAAGACGCTGGCCGATGCATTCGAAATCCGCCGGCGCGTGCTGATGTCGTTCGAGGCGGCCGAAACCGCCACTGACCCGCAGCGCCGCCGCGCATTGCTGACATTCGTCGTGATCGGTGCCGGGCCGACGGGTGTCGAAATGGCCGGCACCCTGGCTGAAATTGCCAAGCACACGCTGTCCGGGGAGTTCCGCCACATCGACCCCAGCAGCGCGCAGGTGCTGCTGGTCGAAGGCGGCCCGCGCGTGCTGCAGGCCATGCCGGAAAGCCTGAGCCAGAAAGCGCTGGAGCAGTTGGAAAAGCTCGGCGTCGAAGTGCGGCTCAATGCGCGGGTGACGGCCATCGATGCCAACGGACTCGAAGTGCAGTCAGGCGGCGGCGCAGACGGCGCGCCGGCCACCGGCTACCGCATCGAGAGCAGTTGCGTGGTGTGGGCCGCGGGCGTTGCCGCCTCGCCGCTGGGCCGAATGCTGGGCGAAGCGACCGGCGCCGAATGCGACCGCGCGGGCCGCATCAAGGTCGAGCCCGACCAGAGCCTGGCCGGCCACCCCGAAATCAGCGTGGTCGGTGACCTTGCGGCCGCCATGAGCCACGCGCCCGGCAAGCCGCCCAAGCCCGTGCCGGGCGTGTCGCCCGGCGCCAAGCAGATGGGCCGCGCCGCCGCCTCGAACATTCTTCGCCGCATCGCCGGTACGCCGACCGTGCCTTTTCGCTATCGCGACTACGGCAACCTGGCGACCATCGGCCGCAACTCGGCGGTGGTCGACCTGGGCACGCCCTTGGGCCCGCTGCGCTTCAGCGGGCGGCTCGCATGGCTCTTCTGGCTGTTTGCGCACGCGTATTTCCTCATCGGCTTTCGCAACCGCATCGTCGTGATGATGGACTGGGCCAGCGCGTACTGGAGCTTCCAGCGCAACGCGCGCGTGGTGGCGGACGTGCAGGGCAAGAGCGAGTCTTAG
- a CDS encoding thermonuclease family protein encodes MRLRSLAAVCLALLPLLSPQLSHAAPPRTCLVVGISDGDTLTARCGRFGSYEEVKVRIAAIDAPERAQPYGQRSRQALSRLCYFEQAVITERDTDRYGRTVADVNCDGQDAGTRMVAEGWAWVYDFNGIATRRGGGLFKLQESAREQRLGLWAGAKPTAPWEWRRRERENRANDSLF; translated from the coding sequence ATGCGTTTGCGTTCTCTCGCCGCCGTCTGCCTCGCGCTCCTTCCACTGCTTTCACCCCAGTTGTCGCACGCGGCCCCGCCGCGAACCTGCCTCGTTGTGGGCATCAGCGACGGCGACACGCTCACCGCCCGCTGCGGGCGCTTCGGCTCCTACGAGGAAGTGAAGGTACGCATCGCCGCCATCGACGCACCGGAGCGCGCCCAGCCCTACGGACAGCGCAGCCGGCAGGCTCTGAGCCGCCTGTGCTACTTCGAACAGGCCGTGATCACCGAGCGCGACACCGACCGCTACGGCCGCACGGTGGCCGACGTGAACTGCGACGGGCAGGACGCCGGAACGCGGATGGTGGCCGAAGGGTGGGCCTGGGTGTACGACTTCAACGGCATCGCCACGCGGCGCGGCGGCGGCTTGTTCAAGCTGCAGGAAAGCGCGCGTGAGCAGCGCCTGGGCCTGTGGGCCGGTGCCAAGCCGACCGCGCCGTGGGAGTGGCGGCGCCGCGAGCGCGAGAACCGCGCGAACGATTCGCTGTTCTGA
- a CDS encoding long-chain fatty acid--CoA ligase, giving the protein MQQRPHHKFWPKRLPHSITVPATSLWHNLATSAARYPDKAALVFFGRVMSYREFAGQVERLAGTLHAMGVKRGDRVVLNMQNCPQLVIAHFAILRANAVVVPVNPMNRAEELKHYIVDPDAKVAITTGDLAAELAKASNALPRGQQLDHLIVTQFTDAFDADASGDDAPAPAWKEWLTTRHPLPELAQGKAMAWTDALSAGHAAPEHVVGADDMALLPYTSGTTGLPKGCVHHHSSLMHNAVAGQLWGQATSEAVVLAVVPMFHITGVVSMMHTSILAAGTLVIMPRWDREVAGRLISRWKVTSWTNIPTMVIDLMASPNFASYDLSSITHIGGGGAAMPQAVAQRLFEQYGLKYQEGYGLTETAAPSHTNPSDHPKQQCLGIPFMSTDARVVDPDTLAEMPIGESGEIIIHGPEVFQGYWKRPDATRAAFVEFEGKRFFRSGDMGRMDEDGYFFITDRLKRMINASGFKVWPAEVELLMFRHPAIQEACVISTKDNYRGESVKAVVVLRATHKNTTEQEIIDWCRENMAVYKIPRKVQFVDALPKSGSGKVMWRLLQEDENETAA; this is encoded by the coding sequence ATGCAACAACGCCCGCATCACAAGTTCTGGCCCAAGCGCCTTCCGCATTCGATCACCGTTCCCGCCACCTCGTTGTGGCACAACCTCGCAACCTCGGCGGCGCGCTACCCCGACAAGGCTGCGCTCGTGTTCTTCGGCCGGGTAATGAGCTACCGTGAATTCGCCGGCCAGGTCGAGCGCCTGGCCGGCACGCTGCATGCCATGGGCGTGAAGCGCGGCGACCGCGTGGTGCTGAACATGCAGAACTGCCCGCAGCTCGTGATCGCGCATTTCGCGATCCTGCGTGCCAACGCCGTGGTGGTGCCCGTCAACCCGATGAACCGGGCCGAAGAGCTCAAGCACTACATCGTCGACCCCGATGCGAAGGTGGCCATCACCACCGGCGACCTGGCCGCCGAGCTGGCCAAGGCCAGCAATGCACTTCCGCGCGGGCAGCAGCTCGACCATCTCATCGTGACCCAGTTCACCGATGCCTTCGACGCCGATGCAAGCGGCGACGACGCGCCCGCGCCGGCATGGAAAGAATGGCTCACCACCCGCCACCCGCTGCCCGAACTGGCACAAGGCAAGGCGATGGCCTGGACCGATGCGCTGTCGGCCGGCCATGCGGCGCCCGAGCATGTGGTGGGCGCCGACGACATGGCACTGCTGCCCTACACCAGCGGCACCACCGGCCTTCCCAAGGGCTGCGTGCACCACCATTCGAGCCTCATGCACAACGCGGTGGCCGGCCAGCTCTGGGGCCAGGCCACGTCCGAAGCGGTGGTGCTGGCGGTGGTGCCCATGTTCCACATCACCGGCGTGGTGAGCATGATGCACACCTCCATCCTCGCGGCGGGCACGCTGGTCATCATGCCGCGCTGGGACCGCGAGGTGGCAGGCCGGCTCATCTCGCGCTGGAAGGTGACCAGCTGGACCAATATCCCCACCATGGTGATCGACCTCATGGCCAGCCCCAACTTCGCGAGCTACGACCTGTCGAGCATCACGCACATCGGCGGCGGGGGCGCCGCCATGCCGCAGGCGGTGGCGCAGCGCCTGTTCGAGCAATACGGCCTCAAGTACCAGGAGGGCTACGGTCTTACCGAAACCGCGGCGCCGTCGCACACCAACCCCTCGGACCACCCCAAGCAGCAGTGCCTGGGCATTCCCTTCATGAGCACCGACGCGCGCGTGGTCGACCCCGACACGCTCGCCGAAATGCCCATCGGCGAATCGGGCGAGATCATCATCCACGGCCCCGAGGTGTTCCAGGGCTACTGGAAACGGCCTGACGCGACGAGGGCCGCGTTTGTCGAATTCGAGGGCAAGCGCTTCTTCCGCTCGGGCGACATGGGCCGCATGGACGAGGACGGCTATTTCTTCATCACCGACCGGCTCAAGCGCATGATCAACGCGAGCGGCTTCAAGGTGTGGCCCGCCGAGGTGGAGCTGCTGATGTTCCGCCACCCCGCCATCCAGGAGGCCTGCGTCATCTCCACCAAGGACAACTACCGCGGCGAATCGGTCAAGGCCGTGGTGGTGCTGCGCGCCACGCACAAGAACACCACCGAGCAGGAGATCATCGACTGGTGCCGCGAGAACATGGCCGTCTACAAGATCCCGCGCAAGGTGCAGTTCGTCGACGCGCTGCCCAAGAGCGGCAGCGGCAAAGTGATGTGGCGGCTGCTGCAGGAAGACGAGAACGAGACTGCCGCGTAA
- a CDS encoding OsmC family protein — protein MAADKHASVHWEGAGKTGKGQISTETGALKDYPYGFASRFEDDKRGTNPEEIVGAAHAACFTMAFAFALEKEGFTATKVDTRAAVRLAKDGEGFKIDRIALELDATVPNLDEAKFQQIAAAAKAGCPLSKALASVPEITLKATLAG, from the coding sequence ATGGCAGCAGACAAGCACGCAAGCGTTCACTGGGAAGGCGCCGGCAAGACCGGCAAGGGCCAGATCAGCACCGAGACCGGCGCCCTCAAGGACTACCCCTACGGCTTCGCGAGCCGCTTCGAGGATGACAAGCGCGGCACCAACCCCGAGGAGATCGTCGGCGCGGCCCACGCGGCCTGCTTCACGATGGCCTTTGCCTTCGCGCTCGAGAAAGAAGGCTTCACCGCCACCAAGGTAGACACCAGGGCCGCGGTGCGGCTGGCGAAGGACGGCGAAGGCTTCAAGATCGACCGCATCGCGCTCGAGCTGGACGCCACCGTGCCGAACCTGGACGAAGCCAAGTTCCAGCAGATTGCAGCCGCCGCCAAGGCGGGCTGCCCGCTGTCGAAGGCGTTGGCCAGCGTGCCGGAGATCACGCTGAAGGCGACGCTGGCAGGCTAG
- a CDS encoding Bug family tripartite tricarboxylate transporter substrate binding protein encodes MASFGAAAPALAAYPDKPIKVVIGFPAGGPLDQHARLLTDKLQAVLGQPLIVDYKPGAGGSVGADAVAKSPADGYTLMLANTGVAVINGALYSKLPYNTQRDFVPIARTAMQPLALLVTPKLPVQSLKQFVDYAKTRPGQVNYGSAGNGGISHLVPEMFKTATGIFMVHIPYRGSAPAFTDLMGGQVQFMAESIPQAANYHKQGKVRALAVTSRERNPALPDVPTVIESGVKGFEVVGFYGFFAPKDTPKDVVARLSDAFKQVLTSPEVRDRMVSQGADPAYLGSEDFARFLATETPRWDRAVKASGARMD; translated from the coding sequence ATCGCGTCGTTCGGCGCGGCCGCCCCCGCCCTGGCCGCCTATCCCGACAAGCCGATCAAGGTGGTCATCGGCTTTCCGGCCGGCGGCCCTCTGGACCAGCACGCGCGCCTCCTGACCGACAAGCTGCAGGCCGTGCTCGGCCAGCCGTTGATCGTCGACTACAAGCCCGGGGCGGGCGGCTCGGTGGGTGCCGACGCGGTGGCCAAGAGCCCGGCCGACGGCTACACGCTGATGCTGGCGAACACCGGCGTGGCGGTGATCAATGGCGCGCTCTACAGCAAGCTGCCCTACAACACGCAGCGCGACTTCGTGCCCATTGCGCGCACCGCAATGCAGCCGCTGGCCCTGCTGGTGACGCCCAAGCTGCCGGTGCAAAGCCTCAAGCAGTTCGTCGACTACGCCAAGACGCGGCCCGGACAGGTCAACTACGGCTCTGCGGGCAACGGCGGCATCAGTCACCTGGTGCCCGAGATGTTCAAGACGGCGACAGGCATCTTCATGGTGCACATCCCCTACCGCGGCAGCGCCCCGGCCTTTACGGACCTGATGGGCGGGCAGGTGCAGTTCATGGCCGAATCGATTCCGCAGGCGGCCAACTATCACAAGCAAGGCAAGGTGCGCGCCCTGGCCGTGACCAGCCGCGAACGCAACCCTGCACTGCCGGACGTACCCACTGTGATCGAATCGGGCGTGAAGGGCTTCGAGGTGGTCGGCTTCTACGGCTTCTTCGCCCCGAAGGACACTCCCAAGGACGTGGTCGCCAGACTGAGCGATGCGTTCAAGCAAGTGCTGACCAGCCCCGAGGTGCGTGACCGCATGGTGAGCCAGGGGGCGGACCCGGCCTATTTGGGCAGCGAGGATTTCGCGCGCTTTCTTGCCACCGAAACGCCGCGCTGGGACAGGGCGGTGAAGGCTTCGGGCGCGCGGATGGATTGA
- a CDS encoding GntR family transcriptional regulator — protein MSTSASEISARIVEAVMAQKLAPGSRLGEQQLAMLFDCSRTIVREALTRLAARGIVTVSARRGWFVIEPSQEEAREAFEARRVIELGLIRSTGSAGKIDKTALRQLKAHLQREKAALKESDVGNRSFLLGDFHVCLAECLGNTLLADTLRDFTARTTLIAMLYQSTHDAVQSCEDHVQIVAALERGDHAAAEALMAAHIGTVQSALRVQAPTDPLAQLRDALAPLQQNTAARPKRRKAAASSPNDTDSSTYLGALL, from the coding sequence ATGTCTACATCCGCATCCGAAATCAGTGCACGCATCGTCGAAGCGGTGATGGCGCAGAAGCTCGCTCCAGGCTCGCGCCTGGGCGAACAGCAGTTGGCCATGCTGTTCGACTGCAGCCGCACCATCGTGCGCGAAGCCCTCACCCGGCTGGCGGCACGTGGCATCGTGACGGTGAGCGCCCGGCGCGGCTGGTTCGTTATCGAGCCTTCGCAGGAAGAAGCACGCGAAGCCTTCGAGGCGCGCCGCGTCATCGAGCTTGGCCTGATCCGCAGTACGGGCAGCGCCGGCAAGATCGACAAGACCGCGCTGCGCCAGCTGAAGGCGCACCTTCAGCGTGAAAAGGCGGCGCTGAAGGAAAGCGACGTCGGCAACCGCAGCTTTCTCTTGGGCGACTTCCATGTGTGCCTGGCCGAGTGCCTGGGCAACACGCTGCTGGCCGACACGCTGCGCGACTTCACGGCGCGCACCACGTTGATCGCCATGCTCTATCAGAGCACGCACGACGCGGTGCAGTCTTGCGAAGACCACGTGCAGATCGTTGCCGCACTCGAACGGGGCGACCACGCCGCCGCCGAAGCCCTGATGGCTGCGCACATCGGCACCGTCCAGTCAGCGCTGCGTGTGCAGGCGCCGACCGATCCGCTTGCGCAACTGCGCGACGCGCTGGCGCCGCTGCAACAGAACACCGCGGCCAGGCCCAAGCGGCGCAAGGCGGCCGCGTCTTCTCCCAATGACACCGATTCTTCGACTTACCTAGGAGCCCTGCTATGA
- a CDS encoding transporter substrate-binding domain-containing protein, whose protein sequence is MTFSSSKRRLSLALASVAMLAAAGTAQAQNALDNVLKAKTIKIAVPTDYPPYGSVDKNMKPQGLDVEMAELIAAKLGVKVELVPVTSANRIPYLQTRKADLVISTLGKNAEREKVIEFSSAYAPFFQAVYAAKSMKLTSFADMAGKTVAVTRGAMEDQELNKVAPPNVDYRRFEDNNATIAAFVAGQTQTLATSAAVAGDMLAKNPKVSAEFKLLLKDSPCFIGIAKGETALKAKVNEIIAAAKKDGTLDTMSKKWLGKAAGDLPV, encoded by the coding sequence ATGACTTTCTCTTCGTCCAAACGCCGCCTCTCGCTCGCGCTTGCTTCCGTTGCCATGCTGGCCGCAGCCGGCACCGCCCAGGCCCAGAACGCCCTGGACAACGTGCTGAAGGCCAAGACCATCAAGATCGCCGTGCCGACCGACTACCCGCCTTACGGCTCGGTGGACAAGAACATGAAGCCCCAGGGCCTCGACGTTGAAATGGCCGAGCTCATTGCCGCCAAGCTGGGCGTGAAGGTCGAACTGGTACCCGTGACCAGCGCCAACCGCATTCCCTACCTGCAGACGCGCAAGGCCGATCTCGTGATCTCCACGCTCGGCAAGAACGCCGAGCGCGAGAAGGTGATCGAGTTTTCTTCGGCCTACGCCCCGTTCTTCCAGGCCGTGTACGCGGCCAAGAGCATGAAGCTCACCAGCTTTGCCGACATGGCCGGCAAGACCGTGGCCGTGACGCGCGGCGCAATGGAAGACCAGGAGCTGAACAAGGTGGCGCCGCCGAACGTCGACTACCGCCGCTTCGAAGACAACAACGCCACCATCGCAGCCTTCGTGGCCGGCCAGACGCAAACCCTTGCAACCAGCGCCGCGGTGGCGGGCGACATGCTCGCCAAGAACCCGAAGGTGAGCGCCGAATTCAAGCTGCTGCTGAAAGACAGCCCCTGTTTCATCGGCATTGCCAAGGGCGAAACCGCATTGAAGGCCAAGGTCAACGAGATCATTGCCGCGGCCAAGAAGGACGGCACGCTGGACACGATGTCGAAGAAGTGGCTGGGCAAGGCCGCCGGCGACCTGCCGGTCTGA
- a CDS encoding amino acid ABC transporter permease has product MEFDFGAVLVDWRLLAKGVAWTVGLTAIATLIGMAVGVACAWARASGPAWLRWLVGSYVELIRNTPFIVQLFFIFFGLPAAGVKLTPETASIIAMVLNLGAYATEIIRAGIEATPKGQIEAAVSLALNKVQVFTRVILPPALKKVWPAMVSQIIIVMLGSAVCGQISTEELSYAANLIQSRNFRAFEAFIVATLVYLALAVGLRRLLNWAGPRFFFGR; this is encoded by the coding sequence ATGGAATTCGACTTCGGTGCAGTTCTTGTCGACTGGCGGCTGCTTGCCAAAGGGGTGGCCTGGACGGTGGGGCTGACAGCCATTGCCACTCTCATCGGCATGGCCGTGGGCGTGGCCTGCGCCTGGGCGCGCGCCAGCGGGCCTGCGTGGCTTCGCTGGCTGGTCGGCAGCTACGTGGAGCTGATCCGCAATACGCCCTTCATCGTGCAGCTGTTCTTCATCTTCTTCGGGCTGCCTGCCGCGGGCGTCAAGCTCACGCCGGAGACGGCGTCGATCATTGCGATGGTGCTGAACCTTGGCGCCTACGCCACCGAAATCATCCGCGCCGGCATCGAGGCCACGCCCAAGGGGCAGATCGAAGCGGCCGTGAGCCTGGCGCTCAACAAGGTGCAGGTGTTCACCCGGGTCATCTTGCCGCCGGCACTCAAGAAGGTGTGGCCCGCCATGGTGAGCCAGATCATCATCGTGATGCTGGGCTCCGCGGTGTGCGGACAGATTTCCACCGAAGAGCTGAGCTACGCGGCCAACCTCATCCAGAGCCGCAACTTCCGCGCCTTCGAAGCCTTCATCGTCGCCACGCTGGTCTACCTGGCGCTGGCCGTTGGGCTGCGCAGGCTGCTCAACTGGGCCGGACCCAGATTCTTCTTCGGCCGCTGA
- a CDS encoding amino acid ABC transporter permease, whose translation MVDFSLWDILRNLLMALRWTVVLSLIAFIGGGLVGGLLLFLRLRGGSAMNRAVGFYVQLFQGTPLLMQLFLAYFGIALFGVDVSAWTAASVALTLYTSAFLTEIWRGCVASIPKGQWEASGSLALSFAEQMRHVILPQAVKIAIAPTVGFLVQVIKGTALASVIGFVELTKAGSMISNATFQPFVVFSCVALLYFVLCFPVSLYAKNLERKSHGRRA comes from the coding sequence ATGGTCGATTTTTCTCTCTGGGACATCCTGCGCAACCTGCTCATGGCGCTGCGCTGGACGGTCGTGTTGTCGCTCATCGCATTCATCGGCGGCGGGCTGGTCGGCGGCCTGTTGCTGTTCCTGCGCTTGCGCGGCGGCAGCGCCATGAACCGCGCCGTCGGCTTTTACGTGCAGCTCTTCCAGGGCACGCCGCTGCTGATGCAGCTGTTTCTCGCCTACTTCGGCATTGCGCTGTTCGGTGTCGATGTGTCTGCATGGACCGCGGCGAGCGTGGCGCTCACGCTCTACACCAGTGCCTTTCTCACCGAAATATGGCGCGGCTGCGTGGCCTCCATTCCCAAGGGCCAGTGGGAAGCCTCGGGCAGCCTGGCGCTGAGCTTTGCCGAGCAGATGCGCCACGTCATCTTGCCGCAGGCCGTGAAGATCGCCATTGCGCCGACAGTCGGCTTTCTGGTGCAGGTGATCAAGGGCACGGCGCTTGCCTCGGTGATCGGCTTTGTCGAACTCACCAAGGCCGGCAGCATGATTTCGAACGCCACCTTCCAGCCATTCGTGGTGTTCAGCTGCGTGGCGCTGCTTTATTTTGTGCTGTGCTTCCCGGTAAGCCTGTACGCCAAGAACCTCGAGAGGAAATCCCATGGCCGCCGTGCTTGA